The segment ACGGCGGCGACGCCGAGCACCAGCGGGCCTACACGCTCTCCGAGGCCGACGAGCAGGCCGGCACATTCGCGGTGGACGTGGTGATCCACGAGCCGGCCGGGCCGGCCTCGCTGTGGGCGCAGCGGGCCGAGCCCGGCGCCACGATCGCGGTGACGTCGCTCGGCTCGTCCAGGTTCGAGGTTCCGGACGAGCCGCCCGCCGGATATCTGCTGATCGGTGACTCGGCGTCGATCCCGGCGATCACCGGCATTCTCGGCGCGATCCCGGAAGACATCCCGGTCGAGGTCTATCTGGAGCAGCACGACGACGATGACCTGCTGATCCCGCTCGGCACCCATCCGCGGATGAACCTGCACCGGGTTCCACGCCGCGGCCCGGCCTCGCTCGCTGCCGCGATCGAGGCCCGGGACTGGTCCGACTGGTTCGCCTGGGTCGCGGTCGAGTCCGGGTCGCTCAAGCAGTTGCGGCTGCGGCTGCGCGACGAGTTCGGTTTTCCCAAGACCGAGATGTACGCCCAGGCGTACTGGTATCACGGCCGGGCGATGGGCAAGCTCCGGGCGACCGGTGTGCCCGAGGAACCGCAGCCGGAGATTCCGAAGCCCGAACCGGCCACGACGAAGCAGGGCGCCTGGCGTGCGCAGGCCGGCGGCCGGCTGCTCGCCCCGCTGAAGTCCACCCTGATCCTGGCCGGCGTGCTCCAGGCGCTGGTCACCCTGATCCAGCTGGCCCCGTTCGTGCTGCTCGCCGAACTCGCCCGGGCCCTGCTCGCCGGTGAGTCCGGCGTCCGTGCGGCACTCTGGGCGGCCGGGCTGGTCGGCGCCGGGGTGTTGCTCGGCTCGGCGCTGACCCTGTGGCTGCACGCGGTCGACGCCCGCTTCGCCGGGGACCTGCGCCGCCGGCTGCTCGGCAAACTGGCTCGGCTGCCCCTGGGCTGGTTCACCGACCGCGGCTCCGGCCAGGTCAAACAGCTCGTCCAGGACGACACCCTGGCCCTGCACTACCTGGTCACGCACGCCGTGCCGGATGCGGTCGCCGCGGTGGTCGCGCCGGTGAGCGTACTCGTCTATCTGTTCCTCGTGGACTGGCGGATCGCGCTGTTGCTGTTCGTCCCGGTCCTGGTCTACGTGTTCACCATGTACGTCATGCTGGTCCAGTCCGGGACCCGGCCCGCCCAGTATCTGCGCTGGTCGGAGCGGATGAATGCGGAGGCCGGCGCCTATCTGGACGGCCAGCCGGTGATCCGGGTGTTCGGCGGTGCGGCCGCGTCCTCGTTCCGGGCCCGACAGGACGAGTACATCGCCTTCCTCGGCGACTGGCAGCGCCCGTTCACCGGCAAGAAGACCCTGATGGACCTGGCCACCCGCCCGGCCACCTTCCTGCTGCTGATCACCGCGTCCGGCACGCTGTTCGTCACGAACGGCAGCATGGATCCGGTCACCCTGCTGCCGTTCCTGCTGCTCGGCACCACGTTCGGCGCGCGGCTGCTCGGCATCGGCTACGGGCTCAGCGGTCTGCGCGGCGGTCTGCTCGCCGCCCGCCGCATTCAGGTCACCCTCGACGAGGCCGAACTGGACATGCGCGAACCGTCCGCCGCCGAGCAGACCGGCACCGTGGAGTTCGACCGGGTCGGATTCGCCTACCGGCCGGGTGTCCCGGTGCTCAGCGACATCTCGCTCACCCTGGAACCGGGTACGGTGACCGCGCTGGTCGGGCCGTCCGGGTCGGGCAAGTCGACGCTCGCCGCGCTGCTCGCCCGCTTCCACGACGTCGGCGAGGGAGCGATCCGGATCGGCGGCCGCGACCTGCGTGAGCTGACCGCCGACGAGCTCTACACCCGCGTCGGGTTCGTCTTCCAGCAGACCCAGCTCGTGCACGGCACGGTCCGTGAGAACATCGCCCTGGCCGTGCCGGACGCGACCGGCGAGCAGGTCGAGGCGGCGGCCCGGGCCGCCCAGATCCACGACCGGATCGTACGGCTACCCGACGGCTACCACACGGTCCTCGGACCCGACGCCGCCCTGTCCGGCGGCGAACGTCAACGGCTCACCATCGCCCGGGCCCTGCTCGCCGACACCCCGGTGCTCGTCCTCGACGAGGCGACCGCGTTCGCCGACCCCGAGTCGGAGTACCTGGTCCAGCAGGCCCTCAACCGGCTCACCGCCGGCCGTACCGTGCTGGTCATCGCGCACCGCCTGCGCACGGTGACCGGCGCCGACCGGATCGTGGTGCTCGATGCCGGCCGGATCGCCGAGAGCGGCACCCACGACGAACTGCTCGCCCGCGACGGCCGCTACCGCAAGCTCTGGGACGCCGGCGCCGCCCGTACGGAGATGGTCCGATGATCCGCACCCTGCTCGCGCTGCTGCCCGCCGACCGCCGCCGCGCGGTCGCCGTCCACCTCACTCTCACCCTGCTCGGCGTGGTGCTCCGCGCGGCTGGTGTGGTGCTGCTCGTACCCCTGGTCGCTGCTCTCTTCGGTGCCCGGCCCGCCGATGCCTGGCCCTGGGTGGGCATGCTGGCGGGCGTCACCGCCGCCGGCTGGCTGATCGACGCGCGGGCCGCCCGGATCGGCTTCGACCTGGGCTTCAGCCTGCTGGAGAACGGGCAGCACAGCGTCGCCGACCGGCTCGTCCGCACCCGGCTGACCTGGTTCACCGCGGAGAACACCGCCACCGCCCGGCAGGCCGTCGCGGCCGGTGGGCCGGACCTGGTCGGTCTGGTCATCTACCTGTTCACTCCACTGGCCGGGGCGATCCTGCTGCCGGTGGCGATCGCGGTGGCCCTGCTGCCCGTCTCGCTGCCACTCGGCCTGGCGGCGCTCGCCGGGGTGCCGGTGCTGCTCGGCGCGTTCCTGGCGGCCGGACGGCTCGGCCGGGACGCCGATCGTGCGGCGGAGCAGTCGAACACCGTCCTCACCGAACGGATCGTGGAGTTCGCGCGTACCCAGCAGGCTCTTCGTGCCGCGCGCCGGGTGGAACCGGCCCGCAGCCATGCCGGGGCCGCGCTCACCGCGCAGCATGCCGCCACCCGCCGGCTGCTGCTCATGCAGATCCCCGGCCAGTTGCTGTTCGGCCTGGCCGGGCAGATCGCGCTGGTCCTGCTGGCCGGCGCCACCGCGCTGCTGACCGTCCGCGGCGACCTCGGTGTGCCGGAGGCAATCGCGCTGATCGCGGTGATCGCCCGCTACCTGGAGCCGTTCACCGCGCTCGGCGAGCTCACCCCGGGCCTGGAGGCCGCGACCACGGTCCTGCGCCGGCTGCGCACGGCGCTCACCGCACCCATCATCGACAACCGCGGGGGTACGCCGGAGCCCGCTGCCGGCCCACCCCGGATCGAGCTGCGCGGCGTCGGCTTCCGGTACGCCGCCGACACCCCGGCGGTGCTCGACGGCCTCGACGTGACCTTCGAGCCGGGCACCACCACCGCGATCGTCGGCCCCTCGGGTTCCGGCAAGAGCACCGTGCTCGCGCTGCTCGCCGGCCTGCACGAACCCACCACCGGACAGGTCCTCGCCGACGGCGCCGCCGTCGACAGCTCGATGGTCAGCGTGGTCTTCCAGCACCCGTACCTGTTCGACGGCACGATCCGGGAGAACATCCGCAGCGGGCGGCCCGGCGCGGACGACGCCGAGATCGCGGCCGCCGCCACGCTGGCCCGGGTGCCGGACGACCTGGACACCCGGGCCGGCGAGGGCGGGACCGCGCTGTCCGGCGGCGAACGCCAGCGCGTGTCGATCGCCCGCGCGCTGCTCAAACCGGCCCCGATTCTGCTGGTCGACGAGGCCACCAGCGCGCTGGACACCGAGAACGAGATCGCCGTGGTGCAGGCGCTGACGGCCGACCCGGTGGCACGGACCCGGGTGATCGTCGCCCACCGGCCGGCCGGCATCCGCGCCGCCGACCGGGTGCTGTTCTTCGAGGAAGGACGGATCGTCGAGGACGGCACGGTGGACGGTCTGGTCGCCGCCGGCGGGCGGTTCGCGGAGTTCTGGCGGCAGCAGGAGGCCGCGGCGGGCTGGCGCTTGGTGAGTCCTGGGTAACAGAGCGCTTTCCCGGATGATCCTTGCCGTGCCAGGGTGTGGTCATGGCGAGTACATATGGGGGGCGCCATGTCGCAGTCGACAACTGGGTCCCCGTGGAGAGACGCTGGTTGGGCCTGGACAAGCGAACACTGCTACCGGGTCTCGTGGTCTTCGCGATCGCGATCCTGCTGCGCAGCATCATCCCGTCCATCGATCAGGCGACTCCGGTCGACGACGTGATCGAGGCCGGCGACCGGCTCAACCTGGACAACGGTTTGACGATCGCGCCGCCGGTGGGCTGGGAGCTGGTCGACGGCATACTGGTCGGCGCCGACACGGTGCAGCCGGGGGCCGGCTCAGCGTCCGCGTCGATGGTGCAGGGCGGTGTCCAGGCGCAGATCGCGGTCTCGTCGTTCGCCGGGGATGCGGGCGCGCTGCTGGACCAGGTCAACCGCAACGACAGCCGCAGCGACAGCCGGCCCGGTTTCACGGTCAGCGCCGAACCGACGGCGATCACGACGGTCGGCGGTATCACCGGGGCGGTCGAGGGGTACACCAGCGCTGCCGGTGACGGTCTCCTCGCGGCCTTCACCTTCCCGGACGGGCGGGGCATGGCCGTCGAGGTCGCCGGCACGTCCGAGCAGCTCGCCGCCCGGACCAGCCAGATCGATGCCATGCTGCGCAGCGTCACCCTGGAGGTGCCGCAGTGACCACACTCGACCAGGCCCCCGGCTCCTCCGCCGCCCTGACTGCGCGGGCCGGCGCACTGGAGGCCTCCGGCTGGGGCGTGCCCTTCCGGCTCGTGCAGGTACGCAACCTCTGTTTCTGGGTGTTCGCCCTCGGCGTCGCCGGTGGCATCTACGAGATGCTGCGCTATTTCGGCTCCGGCGTGCACGCGTACGGTGTGGGTCTCGGCACCGGCATCGTCGCGTTCGCGGTCTACACCGTTCCGTGGCTGATCTTGCTGTCCTACCACAACCGGTACACCCGGCTGCCCGGCAAACTGCTGGTCACCGCAGTCGTGTGGGGTGCGGCCGGCGCCGCGTTCTGGATCGCTCTGCCGGCCAACGGCGCCTTCCTGTCGCTGTACGGCAAGATCTTCGGCCACGGCTGGGCGAACGACTGGGGCGCCGGGCTCACCGCCCCGATCAACGAGGAGATCGGCAAAGCGCTGGCGCTGATCCTGCTGATCGGGCTGGCGCCCCGCCTGGTCCGCAGCCCGTTCGACGGTCTGATCATCGGCGCGTACGCGGGCCTCGGCTTCCAGATCATCGAGGACGTGCTCTACGCCTACAACGGCACCATCGCGAACTTCGGCGCCGACCAGGTCGGATCCGCTCTGAACGTGGTGCTGGTGCGGGCCCCGAGCGGCCTGTTCGGGCACGTGCTGTTCAGCGCCGTCTTCTGCGCCGGTCTGATGTGGCTGCTCGGGCGCGGTGCGGGCCGCCATCGGCTGCGCGGCGCCCTGCTGATGCTCGGCGCGATGGCCGCCCACGGCTGCTGGGACAACATGGGCGCGATCGGCTACAGCCTGGCCGGCACCATCGGCATCTCGCTGCTGTGGTTCCTCGTGCTGCCGATCGCCGACCTGCTGTTGCTGTGGCTGACGTTCCGCCTGGCGGTGCCGCAGGAACAGGCCTGGCTGCGTGACATCCTCGCGCCGGAGGCCGAGTCCGGGCTGCTCACCGAGGAGGAGGTGACCGCCGCCGCGGGCGGGTGGAAGACGCGCCGCCGGTTCCGCAAGGCGCAGCACGGCCACCGCGAGCGGAAACGTGCGAAACACATCCTCGCCGCGGCGAACGACCTGGCACAGGAGGTTGCCGAGGCCGGCGGGCACGACACCGAGGGCGTCGAGCACGCCCGCTCGGAGGTCCGCAGGCTGCGCGCCGCGGCCTGAGCGCACATCGACCGATCGGTGGATCGGTGCGCGGCGGCGGTGGACCGTTCCGGCCGGTAGGTCGGTCGATTCGCCGCCGCCCGCATCTCGCGAGGCTGAGGGCATGACAACCACAGCCGTCCGTTCCGGACCCATCCGCACCCGGGAACGCGTCCTCGCCCCGGACCTCGCCCGCGGGCTCATGCTCGCCCTCATCGCCCTGGCCAACTCGGTGGTCTACCTCTACGGCCGCGAGTACGGCGTACGCCAGCACATCGTCGAGTCCGGCCTGGCCGACCGGATCGTCAGCGTCCTCACCGTGACCCTGGTCGACGGCCGCGCCTACCCGATGTTCGCCGCCCTGTTCGCGTACGGCGTGGTCCAGATGTTCCAGCGCCGCCCCGACGCCCGGCAACTGGTCCGCCGGCGCAGCCGGTGGCTGATCGCCTTCGGCTTCGCGCACGCCCTGCTGCTGTTCCCCGGCGACATCCTCGGCCTGTACGGCCTGGTCGGCCTCCTCCTGGTCGGGCTCGTCCGGGTCCCGGACCGCAGGCTGCTCACCCTGGCCACGCTCTGGCTCGCCGTCGTGGCCCTGCTGCAGGGCGCCGCCTACATGGCCCCGCCCACCTCGGAACGCTCCTTCTTCTGGTCGTTCGAGACCGCCGACCCGCTCCAGGGGATGATGCTGCGCCCGCTGGAATGGCTGATGACCCCGATCGGCGTCGCCGGTGTCGGCAGTGCCGTCCTGATCGGCACCTGGGCCGCCCGCC is part of the Actinoplanes sp. NBC_00393 genome and harbors:
- a CDS encoding ABC transporter ATP-binding protein, producing the protein MIRTLLALLPADRRRAVAVHLTLTLLGVVLRAAGVVLLVPLVAALFGARPADAWPWVGMLAGVTAAGWLIDARAARIGFDLGFSLLENGQHSVADRLVRTRLTWFTAENTATARQAVAAGGPDLVGLVIYLFTPLAGAILLPVAIAVALLPVSLPLGLAALAGVPVLLGAFLAAGRLGRDADRAAEQSNTVLTERIVEFARTQQALRAARRVEPARSHAGAALTAQHAATRRLLLMQIPGQLLFGLAGQIALVLLAGATALLTVRGDLGVPEAIALIAVIARYLEPFTALGELTPGLEAATTVLRRLRTALTAPIIDNRGGTPEPAAGPPRIELRGVGFRYAADTPAVLDGLDVTFEPGTTTAIVGPSGSGKSTVLALLAGLHEPTTGQVLADGAAVDSSMVSVVFQHPYLFDGTIRENIRSGRPGADDAEIAAAATLARVPDDLDTRAGEGGTALSGGERQRVSIARALLKPAPILLVDEATSALDTENEIAVVQALTADPVARTRVIVAHRPAGIRAADRVLFFEEGRIVEDGTVDGLVAAGGRFAEFWRQQEAAAGWRLVSPG
- a CDS encoding ABC transporter ATP-binding protein/permease, which produces MARGFQGAMMRSFGARDHQATVVGRQLLAPNFLRVRMTSPTLFQDAQAGPTAWLRFWFPDPDGGDAEHQRAYTLSEADEQAGTFAVDVVIHEPAGPASLWAQRAEPGATIAVTSLGSSRFEVPDEPPAGYLLIGDSASIPAITGILGAIPEDIPVEVYLEQHDDDDLLIPLGTHPRMNLHRVPRRGPASLAAAIEARDWSDWFAWVAVESGSLKQLRLRLRDEFGFPKTEMYAQAYWYHGRAMGKLRATGVPEEPQPEIPKPEPATTKQGAWRAQAGGRLLAPLKSTLILAGVLQALVTLIQLAPFVLLAELARALLAGESGVRAALWAAGLVGAGVLLGSALTLWLHAVDARFAGDLRRRLLGKLARLPLGWFTDRGSGQVKQLVQDDTLALHYLVTHAVPDAVAAVVAPVSVLVYLFLVDWRIALLLFVPVLVYVFTMYVMLVQSGTRPAQYLRWSERMNAEAGAYLDGQPVIRVFGGAAASSFRARQDEYIAFLGDWQRPFTGKKTLMDLATRPATFLLLITASGTLFVTNGSMDPVTLLPFLLLGTTFGARLLGIGYGLSGLRGGLLAARRIQVTLDEAELDMREPSAAEQTGTVEFDRVGFAYRPGVPVLSDISLTLEPGTVTALVGPSGSGKSTLAALLARFHDVGEGAIRIGGRDLRELTADELYTRVGFVFQQTQLVHGTVRENIALAVPDATGEQVEAAARAAQIHDRIVRLPDGYHTVLGPDAALSGGERQRLTIARALLADTPVLVLDEATAFADPESEYLVQQALNRLTAGRTVLVIAHRLRTVTGADRIVVLDAGRIAESGTHDELLARDGRYRKLWDAGAARTEMVR
- a CDS encoding PrsW family intramembrane metalloprotease, producing the protein MTTLDQAPGSSAALTARAGALEASGWGVPFRLVQVRNLCFWVFALGVAGGIYEMLRYFGSGVHAYGVGLGTGIVAFAVYTVPWLILLSYHNRYTRLPGKLLVTAVVWGAAGAAFWIALPANGAFLSLYGKIFGHGWANDWGAGLTAPINEEIGKALALILLIGLAPRLVRSPFDGLIIGAYAGLGFQIIEDVLYAYNGTIANFGADQVGSALNVVLVRAPSGLFGHVLFSAVFCAGLMWLLGRGAGRHRLRGALLMLGAMAAHGCWDNMGAIGYSLAGTIGISLLWFLVLPIADLLLLWLTFRLAVPQEQAWLRDILAPEAESGLLTEEEVTAAAGGWKTRRRFRKAQHGHRERKRAKHILAAANDLAQEVAEAGGHDTEGVEHARSEVRRLRAAA
- a CDS encoding DUF418 domain-containing protein, with product MTTTAVRSGPIRTRERVLAPDLARGLMLALIALANSVVYLYGREYGVRQHIVESGLADRIVSVLTVTLVDGRAYPMFAALFAYGVVQMFQRRPDARQLVRRRSRWLIAFGFAHALLLFPGDILGLYGLVGLLLVGLVRVPDRRLLTLATLWLAVVALLQGAAYMAPPTSERSFFWSFETADPLQGMMLRPLEWLMTPIGVAGVGSAVLIGTWAARRGILTDPAAHRPLLVRTAILGLTAAVAGGLPVGLAVGHFWEPTAVAELWALSALHAVTGVAGGLGYAALIGLAAIRIGNRPGPVTRALVATGQRSLSCYLFQSVVFVALLTPWTLGLGATIGTATVAAIALGTWLVSVLLADAMRRAGQRGPAEVLLRRLTYRTGKMAG